A region of Plantactinospora sp. BC1 DNA encodes the following proteins:
- a CDS encoding cellulose-binding domain-containing protein produces the protein MTVAAVAAASGTAITIAGPAVAAAGCGVTYTVGSQWQGGFTATVTVNNVGDPISSWTLTWSYDAGQRITQAWNATATQSGSQVTVRNATYNGSIATGASVSFGFNGSWNGSNPAPTSFAVNGTTCTGAPGPNPTTGPTTQPTNPPTTQPSTPPSTAPPGNPTWGSALPPASAERSRAYELISTANEKGYLPRSGECSVDIHARYWTYGPDGKVYPTWHPTRDPSGCNFGHEHGDDPRPSDLYSTVGWPAFGYTSEVMLDSMPEHSHRHEDHVGHKVLTVNNVNVIQGDNGTSFFPPQGTTIATCDTLLKFHQGTHSPDAFSNNVHELLFNQRCTASNGGQVTEARYNAMIPLGRAGGFSPSECPGFGGAFINVAPAVPADSPSDTRSLGRLITEPGCVQAIREGRTHNDPLYPNPVPFTVSDMDDFWFSDFQVTGSGLNFRLAPLFYVVNPSRYYDPTKPNNLGRIVDLCYTNLAGGDYCAQARQAGQNLAWDDPRSPFKGTLREFRPGTFQVQNSSGSTTVYTDVYGRNASSTPFTGSIRQYFSGNQSSTMYVRGATRDWAANGVHAPN, from the coding sequence GTGACCGTGGCAGCCGTGGCCGCCGCCAGCGGTACGGCCATCACCATCGCCGGGCCCGCGGTGGCCGCCGCCGGTTGCGGCGTCACCTACACGGTCGGCTCCCAATGGCAGGGCGGCTTCACCGCGACGGTCACCGTGAACAACGTCGGGGACCCGATCAGTTCCTGGACGCTCACCTGGAGCTACGACGCCGGCCAGCGGATCACCCAGGCCTGGAACGCCACCGCGACGCAGAGCGGCAGTCAGGTCACCGTCCGCAACGCCACCTACAACGGCAGCATTGCCACCGGAGCCAGCGTCTCGTTCGGCTTCAACGGGTCCTGGAACGGGAGCAACCCGGCGCCGACCAGCTTCGCGGTGAATGGCACCACCTGCACCGGAGCCCCTGGTCCCAACCCGACGACCGGGCCGACGACCCAGCCGACGAACCCGCCGACGACCCAGCCCAGCACGCCGCCGAGCACGGCACCGCCCGGCAACCCGACCTGGGGCAGCGCGCTGCCCCCGGCGAGCGCCGAGCGGAGCCGGGCGTACGAGCTGATCTCCACGGCCAACGAGAAGGGGTACCTGCCGAGGTCCGGCGAGTGCTCCGTCGACATCCACGCCCGCTACTGGACGTACGGCCCCGACGGGAAGGTCTATCCGACCTGGCACCCGACCCGGGACCCCAGTGGTTGCAACTTCGGTCACGAACACGGCGACGACCCCCGGCCGTCCGACCTCTACAGCACGGTGGGCTGGCCGGCCTTCGGCTACACCAGCGAGGTGATGCTGGACAGCATGCCTGAGCACAGTCACCGGCACGAGGACCACGTCGGGCACAAGGTCCTGACGGTCAACAACGTCAACGTGATCCAGGGTGACAACGGCACCAGCTTCTTCCCGCCGCAGGGCACCACGATCGCGACCTGCGACACCCTGCTCAAGTTCCACCAGGGCACCCACTCGCCGGACGCGTTCAGCAACAACGTCCACGAGCTGCTCTTCAACCAGCGCTGCACCGCGAGCAACGGTGGCCAGGTCACCGAGGCGCGGTACAACGCGATGATCCCGCTCGGCCGGGCCGGGGGATTCAGCCCCAGCGAATGCCCGGGCTTCGGCGGTGCGTTCATCAACGTCGCGCCCGCGGTACCGGCGGACTCGCCGTCGGACACCCGCTCGCTGGGTCGGCTGATCACCGAGCCGGGCTGCGTGCAGGCGATCCGGGAGGGCCGTACCCACAACGACCCGCTCTATCCCAACCCGGTGCCGTTCACCGTCTCCGACATGGACGACTTCTGGTTCTCCGACTTCCAGGTGACGGGTTCCGGGCTGAACTTCCGGCTCGCGCCGCTGTTCTACGTGGTCAACCCGTCGCGCTACTACGACCCGACCAAGCCGAACAACCTGGGCCGGATCGTGGACCTGTGCTACACCAACCTCGCCGGTGGTGACTACTGCGCCCAGGCGCGCCAGGCCGGGCAGAACCTCGCCTGGGACGACCCGCGCTCGCCGTTCAAGGGCACCCTGCGGGAGTTCCGGCCGGGCACCTTCCAGGTGCAGAACAGCAGCGGCTCGACCACGGTCTACACCGACGTGTACGGCCGCAACGCCTCCAGCACACCGTTCACCGGCTCCATCCGGCAGTACTTCTCCGGTAACCAGTCCTCCACCATGTACGTCCGTGGTGCTACCAGGGACTGGGCCGCCAACGGGGTGCACGCCCCGAACTGA
- a CDS encoding YceI family protein, with protein sequence MTGSATRSWQGMTIPAPGTYLLDPAHKRVGFLARHMMVSPVRGEFGEATAQILVEPDPLSSSVTATIRSASIGTGNADRDAHLSSPDFLDVARYPTLEYRSTGIRWRPDRNDSIFYWARLRSQRPGRRSEVAVPEQVEKTSGRFVLTGELTIKGITRPVDLQVEFGGARRDPYGQDIFGFSASTEIEREEYGLVWNVALESGGVLVGRSVRIEIAGEAIRQS encoded by the coding sequence ATGACCGGTTCCGCCACACGCTCCTGGCAGGGCATGACGATTCCGGCGCCCGGGACATATCTCCTCGACCCCGCGCACAAGCGGGTCGGCTTCCTCGCCCGGCACATGATGGTGAGCCCGGTACGCGGTGAGTTCGGCGAGGCGACCGCGCAGATCCTCGTCGAGCCGGATCCGTTGTCCTCCTCGGTGACCGCGACGATCAGATCGGCCAGCATCGGTACCGGCAACGCCGACCGGGACGCCCACCTGAGCAGCCCCGACTTCCTCGACGTGGCGCGGTACCCCACGCTCGAGTACCGCAGTACCGGGATCAGGTGGCGGCCGGACCGCAACGACTCGATCTTCTACTGGGCCCGGTTACGGAGCCAGCGCCCGGGCCGGCGCAGCGAGGTCGCCGTACCGGAACAGGTCGAGAAGACGTCGGGCCGGTTCGTGCTCACCGGAGAGCTGACCATCAAGGGGATCACCCGACCCGTCGACCTCCAGGTCGAGTTCGGTGGCGCCCGGCGCGACCCGTACGGCCAGGACATCTTCGGGTTCAGCGCCTCGACCGAGATCGAACGCGAGGAGTACGGGCTGGTCTGGAACGTGGCCCTGGAGAGCGGCGGGGTACTGGTCGGCAGGAGCGTACGGATCGAGATAGCCGGCGAGGCGATCCGGCAGTCCTGA
- a CDS encoding DUF5937 family protein: MSVVILLAGVGPDRFPVVVSPLAELAASLHVLTGHRHHPEHATWAAEVSRTAPPAFRAGLLRFAPLWTALRWRAFYPGLGTTAPSAALTGIPLHRFAELTAFTCASGYHGFDFGRVLHDPAQAGALRQAAARLPEPHLGLAEDLLRDPEALRADLLDFLDLCHRVYFADLWARTEPILARAAHRLRQRLADEGPAAALIALSPSTARLATPSTGPSRVVFDKVHHAVISPSRTPVLLIPTRHGAPHLLVKNEPGLPPVVHFPVEAPDVGVTLARSRLLALTDPRRVRLCRLIARQSMTTADLADRLSMTRPQVSRHLRVLRDLGLVRVERHGRYVLYGLDLAAVERIGRDVATALQY, encoded by the coding sequence ATGTCGGTTGTGATCCTCCTCGCGGGGGTGGGCCCCGACCGATTTCCCGTCGTCGTGTCGCCACTGGCGGAGCTGGCGGCCAGCCTGCACGTGCTGACCGGTCACCGTCACCACCCCGAGCACGCGACCTGGGCGGCCGAGGTCTCCCGGACCGCACCACCCGCCTTCCGGGCCGGGTTGCTGCGCTTCGCACCACTGTGGACGGCGCTGCGCTGGCGGGCCTTCTATCCGGGGCTCGGCACGACCGCACCGTCCGCCGCGCTGACCGGGATCCCACTGCACCGGTTCGCCGAACTCACGGCGTTCACCTGCGCCAGCGGCTACCACGGCTTCGACTTCGGCCGGGTACTGCACGACCCGGCCCAGGCCGGCGCGCTGCGGCAGGCCGCCGCCCGGCTGCCGGAGCCGCACCTGGGTCTGGCCGAGGATCTGCTGCGCGACCCCGAGGCGCTCCGGGCCGACCTGCTCGACTTCCTCGACCTGTGCCACCGGGTCTACTTCGCCGACCTCTGGGCGCGGACGGAGCCGATCCTCGCCCGGGCCGCGCACCGGTTGCGGCAGCGGCTGGCCGACGAGGGTCCGGCGGCCGCCCTGATCGCGCTCAGCCCCTCCACCGCCCGCCTGGCCACCCCGTCGACCGGGCCGTCCCGGGTCGTCTTCGACAAGGTGCACCACGCGGTGATCAGCCCGTCCCGTACCCCGGTCCTGCTCATCCCCACCCGGCACGGCGCCCCGCACCTGCTGGTGAAGAACGAGCCGGGACTGCCGCCGGTGGTGCACTTCCCGGTGGAGGCGCCGGACGTCGGGGTCACCCTGGCCCGCAGTCGCCTGCTGGCGCTCACCGATCCACGCCGGGTCCGGCTGTGCCGGCTGATCGCCCGGCAGTCGATGACCACCGCCGACCTGGCGGACCGGCTGTCGATGACCCGCCCCCAGGTCTCCCGGCACCTGCGGGTGCTGCGCGACCTGGGACTGGTGCGGGTGGAACGGCACGGTCGCTACGTGCTCTACGGGCTCGACCTCGCGGCGGTCGAACGGATCGGGCGGGACGTGGCGACGGCGTTGCAGTACTGA
- a CDS encoding amidohydrolase, with the protein MSTTSTATPALEVLRTAVAALRPRMEAVSLAIHARPELKFTEFHARKLLTGWLAESGFTVRAPLGGMETAFAAVHEGSRPGPYVAVLAEYDALPGLGHGCGHNLIAAGAAAAAIAVVRTLPDHPGTVAVLGTPAEEMGGAGKIRLIEAGVFDGVDAAVMFHPGDRSLTARPGLAAAHLRITFTGTSAHASVSPWLGRSALAGAQLFLQAVDAMRQFVPPTVRLHGIVADGGAAPNVVPAYAAVDLYVRDRTAASVEALVDRVRAAADGAALATGTAAALRETGPMYAERRNNMVLAERFGAAVRALGVQILPGEPDGPAGSSDIGNLSGLLPVIHPYVQIAEPGTPSHSAAMREAAATPLAHDRTEVAATGLARVVAELLTRPDLLAAARAEFAAQSEVRV; encoded by the coding sequence ATGTCCACCACGTCCACCGCCACCCCGGCGCTGGAGGTCCTTCGCACCGCCGTCGCCGCGCTCCGGCCCCGGATGGAGGCGGTCAGCCTGGCCATCCACGCCCGCCCCGAGCTGAAGTTCACCGAGTTCCACGCCCGGAAGCTGCTGACCGGCTGGCTCGCCGAGTCGGGTTTCACGGTGCGGGCGCCGCTGGGCGGGATGGAGACGGCGTTCGCGGCCGTACACGAGGGGAGCCGGCCCGGACCGTACGTCGCGGTACTCGCGGAGTACGACGCACTGCCCGGCCTGGGGCACGGCTGCGGCCACAACCTCATCGCGGCCGGTGCCGCCGCGGCGGCGATCGCGGTCGTCCGGACGCTGCCCGACCATCCGGGCACCGTCGCCGTGCTCGGTACCCCCGCCGAGGAGATGGGCGGCGCCGGCAAGATCCGGCTGATCGAGGCGGGGGTCTTCGACGGCGTCGACGCGGCGGTGATGTTCCATCCCGGCGACCGCTCGCTGACCGCCCGCCCCGGACTGGCCGCCGCGCACCTGCGGATCACCTTCACCGGCACCAGCGCACACGCCTCGGTCTCCCCCTGGCTGGGCCGCAGTGCGCTGGCCGGAGCCCAACTCTTCCTCCAGGCGGTCGACGCGATGCGCCAGTTCGTGCCGCCCACCGTACGGCTGCACGGCATCGTCGCCGACGGCGGAGCGGCCCCGAACGTCGTACCCGCGTACGCCGCCGTGGACCTCTACGTCCGGGACCGGACGGCAGCCTCGGTCGAGGCGCTGGTCGACCGGGTCCGGGCTGCGGCCGACGGGGCGGCGCTGGCCACCGGAACGGCGGCGGCGCTCCGGGAAACCGGCCCGATGTACGCCGAACGCCGCAACAACATGGTGCTCGCCGAGCGGTTCGGTGCGGCGGTACGGGCCCTCGGGGTGCAGATCCTGCCCGGTGAGCCGGACGGGCCGGCGGGCTCCTCCGACATCGGCAACCTCTCCGGGCTGCTGCCGGTCATCCACCCGTACGTCCAGATCGCCGAGCCCGGCACGCCGAGCCACTCGGCGGCGATGCGCGAGGCGGCGGCGACGCCCCTCGCGCACGACCGCACCGAGGTCGCGGCGACCGGACTGGCCCGGGTGGTCGCCGAACTGCTCACCCGGCCGGACCTGCTGGCGGCGGCGCGGGCGGAGTTCGCGGCGCAGTCCGAGGTACGGGTGTGA
- a CDS encoding M28 family peptidase encodes MNRRLLHCLTGAVLAAVSVLVPAGAGPAGAGAPGSAAERVRLLAAPDIPLANVKAHLAQFQSIATANGGNRAHGRPGYLASVNHVRAQLDAVGYRTAVQSFSYNGATGYNLIADWPGGDPEDVLMTGAHLDSVAAGPGINDNASGSAAILEVALAVARTGLAARKHLRFAWWGAEELGLRGSQYYVDNLPSAERARIGEYLNFDMVGSPNAGYFVYDGDNSDGVGSGPGPAGSALIEQTIQGYFTSIGVPTRGTDFDGRSDYGPFIRVGIPAGGTFTGAEGIKSSSQATLWGGTAGAAFDPCYHRACDTTSNINDTALDRNADAIAHTVWTLAGTPAPPGSTVYADTFETATGWTVDPAGTDTATAGQWVRADPAATSSGVATQLGTTVSGSFDLVTGALAGSAAGDHDVDGGVTSVQSPPISLPTGGTLTLDFSWYLAHLNNASSVDHLRVRIVGSSTGTVLDVAGTAANRAAAWQTASANISAFAGQSVRIVVEAADAGSASLVEAALDDVRITRS; translated from the coding sequence GTGAACCGTCGTCTGCTGCACTGCCTCACCGGCGCCGTACTGGCCGCCGTCAGCGTGCTCGTACCCGCCGGGGCCGGCCCGGCCGGAGCCGGAGCACCCGGCTCGGCCGCCGAGCGGGTCCGGCTGCTCGCCGCGCCGGACATCCCGCTGGCCAACGTGAAGGCACACCTGGCCCAGTTCCAGTCCATCGCCACCGCCAACGGCGGCAACCGGGCGCACGGCCGCCCCGGCTACCTCGCCTCGGTCAACCACGTCAGGGCCCAACTCGACGCCGTCGGCTATCGCACGGCGGTGCAGTCGTTCAGCTACAACGGCGCCACCGGATACAACCTGATCGCGGACTGGCCGGGCGGCGATCCCGAGGACGTCCTGATGACCGGGGCACACCTGGACAGCGTGGCCGCCGGTCCGGGCATCAACGACAACGCCTCCGGCTCGGCGGCGATCCTGGAGGTGGCGCTGGCGGTCGCCCGGACCGGGCTGGCCGCGCGGAAGCACCTGCGGTTCGCCTGGTGGGGTGCGGAGGAGCTGGGGCTGCGCGGCTCGCAGTACTACGTCGACAACCTGCCGAGCGCCGAGCGGGCCCGGATCGGCGAGTATCTGAACTTCGACATGGTCGGCTCGCCGAACGCCGGCTACTTCGTCTACGACGGCGACAACTCCGACGGCGTCGGCTCCGGCCCCGGACCGGCCGGGTCGGCCCTGATCGAGCAGACGATCCAGGGGTACTTCACCTCGATCGGGGTGCCGACCCGGGGCACCGACTTCGACGGCCGCAGCGACTACGGGCCGTTCATCCGGGTGGGCATCCCGGCCGGCGGCACCTTCACCGGCGCCGAGGGGATCAAGTCGAGCAGCCAGGCCACCCTCTGGGGCGGTACGGCCGGTGCCGCCTTCGATCCGTGCTACCACCGGGCCTGCGACACCACGAGCAACATCAACGACACCGCGCTCGACCGGAACGCCGACGCGATCGCGCACACCGTCTGGACGCTCGCCGGTACGCCGGCACCACCGGGCAGTACGGTCTACGCCGACACCTTCGAGACGGCGACCGGCTGGACCGTCGACCCCGCCGGTACCGACACCGCGACCGCCGGCCAGTGGGTCCGGGCCGATCCGGCGGCCACCAGTTCGGGGGTGGCGACCCAGCTCGGCACCACCGTCAGCGGCAGCTTCGACCTGGTGACCGGAGCGCTCGCCGGCAGCGCCGCCGGAGACCACGACGTGGACGGTGGCGTGACCAGCGTCCAGTCACCGCCGATCAGCCTGCCGACCGGCGGCACGCTGACACTCGACTTCTCCTGGTATCTGGCGCACCTGAACAACGCGAGCAGCGTCGACCACCTGCGGGTGCGGATCGTCGGCAGCAGCACCGGCACGGTGCTCGACGTCGCCGGCACCGCCGCCAACCGGGCCGCCGCCTGGCAGACCGCGAGCGCGAACATCTCGGCCTTCGCCGGGCAGAGCGTCCGGATCGTGGTGGAGGCCGCCGACGCCGGCAGCGCCAGCCTGGTCGAGGCGGCGCTCGACGACGTGCGGATCACCCGGAGCTGA
- a CDS encoding serine protease, translating into MRLRPSLRTTTATIAILTATVLSSTLTAAGATAAPAADPAGVSSTSVRLSPEAAALGSTPETALARFWTKERIAAAKPADNGVSLAELRKTAQSSVLGETVVAGLPPRAAATGLDGQAGTGSAKAARGDASVLAGPTGTSWPWRHDFVSLTNGKVLYQHNGGLWHCSGVVVSTEARNTVFTAGHCVHEGSGGVWQNTNWTFIPDYYYGDRPLGTWTARELWSLNGWINDGDRAYDVGVAVMHLNAGRRLADVTGSQGIRINGPTTPSVWHFGFPLNSPFDGEDLITCDGPTSRRYVITGDLKLACTIQGGGSGGAWLADFNGDSGYTISVNSYHVGNDLTQIYGPYFGDGVSNLYAAVRNLS; encoded by the coding sequence ATGCGACTACGACCATCTCTTCGGACCACCACCGCGACGATCGCCATCCTGACCGCCACCGTCCTGTCGTCGACGCTGACGGCGGCGGGCGCCACGGCCGCCCCGGCGGCGGATCCCGCCGGGGTCAGCTCGACCTCGGTCCGGCTCAGCCCGGAGGCCGCCGCGCTGGGCAGCACTCCGGAGACCGCACTCGCCCGGTTCTGGACGAAGGAGCGCATCGCCGCAGCCAAGCCGGCCGACAACGGCGTCTCGCTCGCCGAACTCCGCAAGACCGCGCAGAGTTCCGTACTCGGTGAGACCGTCGTGGCGGGACTGCCGCCGCGCGCCGCCGCGACCGGCCTCGACGGGCAGGCCGGGACCGGCTCGGCCAAGGCGGCCCGGGGCGACGCGTCCGTGCTGGCCGGCCCGACCGGCACCTCCTGGCCGTGGCGGCACGACTTCGTCTCGCTGACCAACGGCAAGGTGCTCTACCAGCACAACGGCGGGCTCTGGCACTGCTCGGGCGTGGTCGTCAGCACCGAGGCCCGCAACACCGTCTTCACCGCGGGACACTGCGTGCACGAGGGCTCCGGCGGTGTCTGGCAGAACACCAACTGGACCTTCATCCCGGACTACTACTACGGCGACCGGCCGCTCGGCACCTGGACCGCCCGGGAACTCTGGTCGCTGAACGGCTGGATCAACGACGGCGACCGGGCGTACGACGTCGGGGTCGCGGTGATGCACCTGAACGCCGGGCGCCGGCTCGCCGACGTCACGGGCAGCCAGGGCATCCGGATCAACGGGCCGACCACCCCGTCGGTGTGGCACTTCGGGTTCCCGCTGAACTCCCCGTTCGACGGCGAGGACCTGATCACCTGCGACGGTCCGACGTCGCGTCGGTACGTCATCACCGGCGACCTGAAGCTGGCCTGCACCATCCAGGGCGGTGGCAGCGGTGGCGCCTGGCTGGCCGACTTCAACGGCGACTCGGGCTACACGATCAGCGTCAACAGCTACCACGTCGGCAACGACCTGACGCAGATCTACGGACCCTACTTCGGTGACGGGGTGTCGAACCTCTACGCAGCGGTGCGTAACCTTAGCTGA
- a CDS encoding ABC transporter ATP-binding protein, producing MNQTMTATDPGSGALDRETVVQVDDLRRRYGGSGGFEAVRGISFSVGQGELFALLGTNGAGKTSTLELVEGLDRPSGGTVRVFGRDPYRDRAAVRPRTGVMLQEGGFPADLTVTETARMWAGTLPDPQPVDRVLELVDLRHRARTQVKALSGGERRRLDLAMAILGRPDVLFLDEPTTGLDPESRHNTWQLVRALLVDGLTVLLTTHYLAEAAELADRLAIMHRGRIVTAGTVAEVVAAYPARISFVLPDGLDRAELPALPGAQPPPAGAPAAGAGGRLTLYTDALQPALTTLLGWANGRGLELAGLDARSASLEEAFLAVAHSEEPVEEEIR from the coding sequence ATGAACCAGACCATGACGGCCACCGACCCCGGGTCCGGGGCGCTGGACCGGGAGACCGTCGTCCAGGTCGACGACCTACGGCGACGGTACGGCGGAAGTGGCGGCTTCGAGGCGGTGCGCGGGATCTCCTTCTCGGTCGGCCAGGGCGAGCTGTTCGCGCTGCTCGGCACCAACGGTGCGGGCAAGACCTCCACACTGGAACTCGTCGAGGGACTGGACCGGCCCAGCGGCGGCACGGTCCGGGTCTTCGGGCGGGACCCCTACCGGGACCGGGCGGCGGTACGGCCCCGCACCGGCGTGATGCTCCAGGAGGGCGGCTTCCCCGCCGACCTGACCGTGACGGAGACCGCCCGGATGTGGGCCGGTACGCTGCCCGACCCGCAACCCGTCGACCGGGTACTGGAACTGGTGGACCTGCGCCACCGGGCGCGTACCCAGGTCAAGGCGCTCTCCGGCGGCGAGCGGCGCCGGCTCGACCTCGCCATGGCGATCCTCGGCCGGCCGGACGTGCTCTTCCTCGACGAGCCGACCACCGGGCTGGATCCGGAGAGCCGGCACAACACCTGGCAGTTGGTCCGGGCGCTGCTCGTCGACGGCCTCACGGTACTGCTCACCACGCACTACCTCGCGGAGGCGGCGGAACTCGCCGACCGGCTGGCGATCATGCACCGGGGACGGATCGTCACCGCCGGTACCGTCGCCGAGGTGGTGGCCGCCTACCCGGCCCGGATCAGCTTCGTACTCCCGGACGGGCTCGACCGCGCTGAGCTGCCGGCGCTGCCCGGCGCCCAGCCGCCGCCGGCCGGTGCGCCGGCCGCCGGTGCCGGCGGCCGGCTGACCCTCTACACCGACGCGCTGCAACCCGCGCTGACCACGCTGCTGGGCTGGGCCAACGGGCGCGGCCTCGAACTGGCCGGACTGGACGCCCGGTCCGCGTCCCTGGAGGAGGCGTTCCTCGCGGTGGCGCACTCCGAGGAACCCGTCGAGGAGGAGATCCGATGA
- a CDS encoding ABC transporter permease, translating into MTASTQATGGGGLLRRLGLGRVSLRRIGALGRAEMILLLRNKTATTTALLLPLGTVALFSTFIDGAGHVSTGAMLATTMFGFVLLYVVYYNLVTTYVARREERVLKRLRTGVVTDAEILVGAAVPALALALVQLLLTVVAATVFFGLPVPVNLPLLLVAVLAGCAIFVLLAAASSGFTRTVETAQITTLPVLVLSMIGSGFTGPVESLPDGIAAVFQMLPLTPVLELVRLGWVGTTGTDAPRDFVGVLAEAGRPALIILVWLAAGVSATRHWFRWDTRH; encoded by the coding sequence ATGACCGCATCGACGCAGGCGACCGGCGGTGGTGGCCTTCTCCGGCGGCTCGGGCTCGGCCGGGTGAGCCTGCGCCGGATCGGCGCGCTCGGCCGGGCCGAGATGATCCTGCTGCTGCGCAACAAGACCGCCACGACCACCGCGCTGCTGCTGCCGCTGGGCACGGTGGCGCTCTTCTCGACCTTCATCGACGGTGCCGGGCACGTCTCCACCGGGGCGATGCTCGCCACCACCATGTTCGGCTTCGTCCTGCTCTACGTCGTCTACTACAACCTGGTCACCACCTACGTGGCGCGGCGCGAGGAGCGGGTGCTCAAACGGCTGCGGACCGGGGTGGTCACCGACGCCGAGATCCTGGTCGGCGCGGCGGTGCCGGCCCTGGCGCTGGCCCTGGTCCAGCTGCTGCTCACCGTCGTCGCGGCCACGGTCTTCTTCGGCCTGCCGGTACCGGTCAACCTGCCGCTGCTGCTCGTCGCGGTGCTGGCCGGCTGTGCCATCTTCGTACTGCTCGCCGCCGCGTCGTCGGGCTTCACCAGGACGGTGGAGACCGCACAGATCACCACGCTGCCGGTACTGGTGCTGTCGATGATCGGTTCCGGGTTCACCGGCCCGGTGGAATCGCTGCCGGACGGGATCGCGGCGGTGTTCCAGATGCTGCCGCTGACTCCGGTGCTCGAACTGGTCCGGCTCGGCTGGGTCGGCACCACCGGAACGGACGCGCCGCGCGACTTCGTCGGCGTACTGGCCGAGGCGGGGCGACCGGCGCTGATCATACTGGTGTGGCTGGCTGCGGGTGTCTCGGCGACCCGCCACTGGTTCCGCTGGGACACGCGACACTAG
- a CDS encoding sensor histidine kinase, with the protein MRELIGWWTRRGQPERFDLVTRATLYVVLVTEPIALLNATGDAWPLAGRVVVLGLGTAHMVLCLLAVRAGVEHFLGRRERPTRLVLATGGLTLVTIVAAEATNALTRHQADSAGWTLPVTVLVSCYFLGTLCTVTPPRYAFVGAVGLAGLILLVGLLDGAPAALLFSSVWMLLFGFVVLLSTFRCSLWMLGVLWELERSRGNQVRLAVAEERLRFARDLHDVLGRNLSVVALKSELAAQLAKRDRPRAVEEMLEVRRIAQDSLTEVREVVRGYRSVDLDAELAGARAVLTSAGVRCRVLGEGRDLSPQAQSALGWVVREATTNVLRHSEALTCTVSLRRERSAAEPDAAGATGGANAGHLADPSDGARVVTLVMENDGARPGGPPVFGNGLLGLTERLAPLGGRVTASRPGPERFRLTAQLPLAAAAPSTVSPSAVSPSTVGASSVSPSTVCPSTDEAQVVSPSTAGAQGVFPVGGGAPSGAVTGSVPSRRDRS; encoded by the coding sequence ATGCGTGAGCTGATCGGCTGGTGGACCAGACGTGGCCAGCCCGAGCGGTTCGACCTGGTGACCCGGGCCACCCTCTACGTGGTGTTGGTGACCGAGCCGATCGCGCTCCTCAACGCGACCGGGGACGCGTGGCCACTGGCCGGCCGCGTCGTGGTGCTCGGGCTCGGTACCGCGCACATGGTGCTCTGCCTGCTCGCCGTACGGGCCGGGGTCGAGCACTTCCTCGGCCGTCGGGAACGTCCCACCCGGCTGGTGCTGGCGACCGGCGGCCTGACCCTGGTCACCATCGTCGCCGCCGAGGCCACCAACGCGCTGACGCGGCACCAGGCCGACTCCGCCGGCTGGACGCTGCCGGTGACGGTACTCGTCTCGTGCTACTTCCTCGGCACGCTCTGCACCGTGACCCCGCCCCGGTACGCCTTCGTCGGCGCCGTCGGACTGGCCGGTCTCATCCTGCTGGTGGGGCTGCTCGACGGGGCGCCGGCCGCTCTGCTGTTCTCGTCGGTCTGGATGCTCCTCTTCGGCTTCGTCGTGCTGCTCTCCACCTTCCGGTGCTCGCTCTGGATGCTCGGGGTGCTCTGGGAACTGGAACGGTCCCGGGGCAACCAGGTCCGGCTGGCGGTCGCCGAGGAGCGGCTGCGGTTCGCCCGGGACCTGCACGACGTACTCGGCCGGAACCTCTCGGTGGTGGCGTTGAAGAGCGAGCTGGCCGCGCAGTTGGCGAAGCGGGACCGGCCCCGGGCCGTGGAGGAGATGCTGGAGGTGCGCCGGATCGCCCAGGACTCGCTGACCGAGGTACGCGAGGTCGTCCGGGGCTACCGCTCCGTCGACCTGGACGCGGAACTGGCCGGCGCCCGCGCCGTGCTCACCTCGGCGGGCGTGCGGTGCCGGGTGCTGGGGGAGGGGCGCGACCTGAGCCCGCAGGCGCAGAGCGCGCTCGGGTGGGTGGTCCGGGAGGCCACCACCAACGTACTGCGGCACAGCGAGGCGCTGACCTGCACCGTCTCGCTGCGGCGGGAGCGATCGGCAGCCGAGCCGGACGCTGCCGGGGCCACCGGCGGCGCCAACGCCGGACACCTCGCCGATCCGTCCGACGGCGCGCGGGTGGTCACGCTGGTGATGGAGAACGACGGGGCACGTCCGGGCGGCCCGCCCGTGTTCGGCAACGGCCTGCTCGGGCTCACCGAACGGCTGGCGCCGCTCGGGGGTCGGGTGACCGCCAGCCGACCCGGCCCGGAGCGGTTCCGGCTCACCGCGCAGCTGCCGCTGGCCGCGGCGGCCCCGTCGACCGTCTCCCCGTCGGCCGTCTCCCCGTCGACGGTCGGCGCGTCGTCCGTCTCCCCGTCGACGGTCTGCCCGTCGACCGACGAGGCGCAGGTTGTCTCGCCGTCGACCGCCGGGGCGCAGGGCGTTTTCCCGGTGGGCGGCGGGGCGCCGTCGGGTGCGGTGACCGGCTCCGTCCCGAGCCGGCGGGACCGATCGTGA